In Melanotaenia boesemani isolate fMelBoe1 chromosome 16, fMelBoe1.pri, whole genome shotgun sequence, the following proteins share a genomic window:
- the LOC121655828 gene encoding uncharacterized protein LOC121655828 isoform X2, translating to MAVSLSILLILTGITGIHSITKISKVSVKAGASVTIPCLYDSKNKNNVKYLCEGYYWVSCSYVTKTNQPQGSGKFSISDERNKNIFTVTIKHLTHENTDYWCAVELSDGGYVRQYFQLSVTSGRPSLYVDNQEVTGFRGGSVTINCSYSNPGKIKWCMLDGKCVTEPSGTIDGTPVSFNTGVRTVFAVTMKELKLQTSGWYLFVQGDIQLPVHLTVTEKATTTPSPVTENKAVPTIKPEQSRDSVDLKKVLIPLSLLVLTLSVASSIWLILRCRQANGKSTATQL from the exons ATGGCTGTTTCTCTCAGCATTCTTCTTATTCTTACTGGAATAACAG GAATTCACAGCATAACTAAAATTAGTAAAGTATCAGTGAAAGCTGGAGCTTCTGTCACCATCCCCTGTCTCTATGATtctaagaacaaaaacaatgtgaaGTACTTGTGTGAAGGATATTACTGGGTCTCCTGCTCATATGTTACTAAAACAAACCAACCACAGGGTTCAGGAAAGTTTTCAATCTCtgatgaaagaaacaaaaacatctttactGTGACCATCAAACATCTGACACATGAAAACACTGACTACTGGTGTGCTGTGGAGCTCAGTGATGGGGGTTATGTCAGGCAGTACTTTCAACTGTCAGTCACCTCTG GTAGGCCCAGTCTGTATGTGGATAATCAAGAAGTTACAGGATTCAGAGGAGGAAGCGTAACCATCAACTGTTCCTACAGTAACCCTGGAAAAATTAAATGGTGCATGCTGGATGGCAAATGTGTGACAGAGCCATCTGGAACAATTGATGGAACACCAGTGTCCTTCAACACAGGAGTCCGAACTGTATTTGCAGTGACAATGAAAGAACTAAAGCTACAGACCAGTGGCTGGTATCTGTTTGTCCAAGGAGACATTCAGTTGCCAGTGCATCTAACTGTGACTGAGAAAGCTACTA CCACGCCCAGTCCTGTTACTGAAAACAAAGCAGTTCCCACAATTAAACCAGAACAAAGCAG GGATTCTGTTGACCTGAAAAAAGTCCTCATTCCTCTGAGTTTGCTGGTCTTGACTCTAAGTGTGGCTTCGTCCATCTGGTTGATACTGAGATGCA GGCAGGCCAATGGAAAATCAACAGCCACACAATTG TGA
- the LOC121655828 gene encoding uncharacterized protein LOC121655828 isoform X1 translates to MAVSLSILLILTGITGIHSITKISKVSVKAGASVTIPCLYDSKNKNNVKYLCEGYYWVSCSYVTKTNQPQGSGKFSISDERNKNIFTVTIKHLTHENTDYWCAVELSDGGYVRQYFQLSVTSGRPSLYVDNQEVTGFRGGSVTINCSYSNPGKIKWCMLDGKCVTEPSGTIDGTPVSFNTGVRTVFAVTMKELKLQTSGWYLFVQGDIQLPVHLTVTEKATTTPSPVTENKAVPTIKPEQSRDSVDLKKVLIPLSLLVLTLSVASSIWLILRCRQANGKSTATQLDSDGDGDVTYSSVIAMKKQSMKRSEAKEEDVTYSTVRQCQSHI, encoded by the exons ATGGCTGTTTCTCTCAGCATTCTTCTTATTCTTACTGGAATAACAG GAATTCACAGCATAACTAAAATTAGTAAAGTATCAGTGAAAGCTGGAGCTTCTGTCACCATCCCCTGTCTCTATGATtctaagaacaaaaacaatgtgaaGTACTTGTGTGAAGGATATTACTGGGTCTCCTGCTCATATGTTACTAAAACAAACCAACCACAGGGTTCAGGAAAGTTTTCAATCTCtgatgaaagaaacaaaaacatctttactGTGACCATCAAACATCTGACACATGAAAACACTGACTACTGGTGTGCTGTGGAGCTCAGTGATGGGGGTTATGTCAGGCAGTACTTTCAACTGTCAGTCACCTCTG GTAGGCCCAGTCTGTATGTGGATAATCAAGAAGTTACAGGATTCAGAGGAGGAAGCGTAACCATCAACTGTTCCTACAGTAACCCTGGAAAAATTAAATGGTGCATGCTGGATGGCAAATGTGTGACAGAGCCATCTGGAACAATTGATGGAACACCAGTGTCCTTCAACACAGGAGTCCGAACTGTATTTGCAGTGACAATGAAAGAACTAAAGCTACAGACCAGTGGCTGGTATCTGTTTGTCCAAGGAGACATTCAGTTGCCAGTGCATCTAACTGTGACTGAGAAAGCTACTA CCACGCCCAGTCCTGTTACTGAAAACAAAGCAGTTCCCACAATTAAACCAGAACAAAGCAG GGATTCTGTTGACCTGAAAAAAGTCCTCATTCCTCTGAGTTTGCTGGTCTTGACTCTAAGTGTGGCTTCGTCCATCTGGTTGATACTGAGATGCA GGCAGGCCAATGGAAAATCAACAGCCACACAATTG GACAGTGATGGTGATGGGGACGTCACTTACAGCTCTGTGATTGCTATGAAGAAGCAAAGCATGAAAAGG AGTGAAGCAAAAGAAGAGGATGTTACATACAGCACAGTGAGACAATGCCaatcacacatttaa